The following coding sequences lie in one Lepeophtheirus salmonis chromosome 11, UVic_Lsal_1.4, whole genome shotgun sequence genomic window:
- the LOC121126403 gene encoding uncharacterized protein: protein MDKFQFLREIYPDILLARTFDRLKTIDDLKEVFLESETLIFIDEESPRIASGEGFKQICEKIANTLTVLGGRDYIEFIKCLGFKYAAVPFTRKSSHIRKRVIKCLNQLSSTCSANLNYYLIFADIFCLRNKFNGLYYKRIERCLREESKKI, encoded by the exons ATGGATAAATTCCAATTTCTGAGAGAAATATATCCAGATATATTGCTAGCAAGAACGTTTGATCGATTAAAAACTATTGATGATTTGAAAGAAGTGTTTTTGGAGTCGGAAACCTTGATTTTTATCGATGAAGAGTCTCCCAG AATCGCTTCAGGTGAGGGatttaaacaaatttgtgaaaaaatagcCAATACATTGACTGTACTGGGAGGACGGGACTATATTGAGTTCATCAAATGTTTGG GTTTCAAATATGCGGCAGTTCCATTTACGAGGAAGTCTAGTCACATCCGGAAAAGAGTTATTAAATGCTTAAATCAGCTCTCCAGTACTTGCTCAGCTAACTTAAATTACTATCTAATCTTTGCTGACATTTTTTGCTTGAGGAATAAATTTAATGGACTCTACTACAAGCGAATAGAACGTTGTCTACGAGAGGAATCCAAGAAGATTTAG